Within Spirochaetaceae bacterium, the genomic segment CGGTACACGCGCGCCAGGGCGCCCTGCTGCAGGGGCGAGCCGGCCACGACGCCCATGTCGTGCCGCTTCGCCGCCGGCAGCACGGCGTGCAGCGCCTCCTGCCACAGCAGGCTGTAGTTGAACGCGGTCAGCAGCACGTCGAACTGCCCGCTGGCGATGATGTCGGCCATGACGTAGGCGGTGGTGCCGCCGATGCCGGTGAAGCGGATCACCCCTTCGCGGCGCAGGTCGGCGAGCAGGTCGATCACCGGGCCGTAAAACCGCTCCCAGTCGCTGAACCAGTCGTATTGGCCCGGGCGGTCGGGCTCGTGGATCATCAGGATGTCGAGCGTGTCGCGCTTCAGCAGCCGCAGGCTCTCGTCCACGGAGCGGCGCAGCAGGTCGCGGTCGCGGGCATCGAACGGCTCCGGGCGCCCGCCCAGCTTGGTGGACAGGGTGTAGGGTTGACGCGCGCCGTCGAGTGCCAGCCCGAGCACCTCCTCGCTGTCGGAGTAGCCGGCGGCCGTGTCCACGTAGTTCAGGCCCAGCTCCAGGGCGCGCCGCACGGCCGCGATGCCGTCCGCACGGGCGGCGGCCCGCCTGGTGATGAAAGCGCCGCCCATCGCCAGCTCGCTGACCCGCAGTCCGGTCCTGCCCAGGGTCCGATAGCGCATGCGCGCCGCTCCCGCCGCCGCCCGGCCAGCCTCAGCGTGCCGCCTTCACGCCGCCGCCGGCCGCGGCGCGCTTCACCTCGGCCACCACCGCGCGCTCATTGATCATGGTGATGTCGCCGGGCGTCTCCTGCACCAGGATGCCGTGCGCGGCGCCCCAGTTTACCGCCGTGTCCAGCGAGTGCCCGTTCATCAGCGCCGCCAGCACGCCGCAGGC encodes:
- a CDS encoding aldo/keto reductase, with protein sequence MRYRTLGRTGLRVSELAMGGAFITRRAAARADGIAAVRRALELGLNYVDTAAGYSDSEEVLGLALDGARQPYTLSTKLGGRPEPFDARDRDLLRRSVDESLRLLKRDTLDILMIHEPDRPGQYDWFSDWERFYGPVIDLLADLRREGVIRFTGIGGTTAYVMADIIASGQFDVLLTAFNYSLLWQEALHAVLPAAKRHDMGVVAGSPLQQGALARVYRDEVEHGARWLSPPRRAQYRALYAFVDELGIGLPELALRFVLSNPDISCTLTGARSVAEVEMNVAAAERGPLPDDVLARIAEIAAMVPFRPFDEPFVLPFVRDYRGPAHAGDVAPTRVIADLRARLAAHGGTRRRTESGEASGQQGATNEHIGNV